One Gammaproteobacteria bacterium genomic window carries:
- a CDS encoding DUF2065 domain-containing protein, with protein sequence MLVPFLSAVGLMLVMEGIAPFVAPRGFRRTLAAVVQADDRVLRLVGLLSMAAGVVVLYLVRS encoded by the coding sequence ATGCTGGTGCCATTCCTGAGCGCGGTCGGATTGATGCTGGTGATGGAGGGCATCGCGCCCTTCGTCGCGCCCCGCGGCTTCCGCCGCACCCTGGCCGCCGTGGTGCAGGCGGACGACCGGGTGTTGCGCCTGGTCGGTCTGCTCAGCATGGCGGCCGGCGTCGTGGTCCTGTACCTGGTGCGGAGTTGA
- the mutL gene encoding DNA mismatch repair endonuclease MutL codes for MPIRELPLQLVNQIAAGEVVERPASVVKELLENALDAGATRVEVEVEGGGARLMRVRDDGGGIPKQELPLAVARHATSKIASLEDLERVATLGFRGEALPSIGAVARLAITSRTQDSEHAWRLEGDGHGRYAEPAPAAHAQGTSVEVRDLFFNTPARRKFLKSEATEFGHLDTAVRRIALARHDLDVQLRHNGRPVLALHAAGDLPGIERRLKELVGPEFIGQAFHLEQQAGGLRLTGWLARPTFSRSQADLQYFYVNGRVVRDKLLAHAVRQGFHDVLFHGRHPAYVLYLELDPARVDVNAHPAKHEVRFRDSRLVHDFVFRTVQEALAATTPRPQGAGMPAPSGDAMPPMAPGYRPAGLGPQQMPMQVAETLAAYAQLHSDGATMPAAAPLQGSGVPPLGYALAQLHGIYILTAAPDGLILVDMHAAHERITYERMKAALEQGSVVTQPLLVPITLAVSRREADLAETAAAVLATGGFVVERRGPESLAIREVPALLAKEDVAALLRDLLADLAEHGESRRLDESLERVLATSACHTSVRAHRELTLAEMNALLRDMERTPRADQCNHGRPTWTRLTLPELDRLFLRGR; via the coding sequence ATGCCCATCCGCGAACTGCCCCTCCAGCTCGTGAACCAGATCGCCGCCGGCGAGGTGGTGGAGCGCCCGGCGTCCGTGGTCAAGGAGCTCCTGGAGAACGCCCTGGACGCGGGCGCCACCCGCGTGGAAGTGGAGGTGGAGGGCGGCGGCGCGCGGCTCATGCGCGTGCGCGATGACGGCGGCGGCATCCCGAAGCAGGAGCTGCCGCTGGCGGTGGCGCGCCACGCCACCAGCAAGATCGCGAGCCTGGAGGACCTGGAGCGGGTCGCGACCCTGGGGTTCCGGGGCGAGGCGCTGCCGAGCATCGGCGCCGTGGCGCGTCTCGCCATCACCTCCCGCACGCAGGACAGCGAGCATGCCTGGCGCCTGGAGGGGGACGGGCATGGCCGCTATGCGGAGCCCGCGCCTGCGGCCCATGCCCAGGGCACCAGCGTCGAGGTGCGCGACCTCTTCTTCAACACCCCGGCCCGCCGCAAGTTCCTGAAGAGCGAGGCCACGGAGTTCGGCCACCTGGACACGGCGGTCCGGCGCATCGCGCTGGCTCGCCATGATCTCGACGTGCAGCTCAGGCACAACGGCCGGCCGGTACTGGCCTTGCATGCCGCCGGCGACCTTCCCGGCATCGAGCGGCGCCTGAAGGAACTCGTGGGTCCTGAGTTCATCGGGCAGGCCTTCCATCTCGAGCAGCAGGCCGGCGGCTTGAGGCTCACGGGATGGTTGGCGCGCCCGACCTTCTCCCGCAGCCAGGCCGATCTTCAGTACTTCTACGTGAACGGCCGCGTGGTGCGCGACAAGCTGCTGGCGCACGCGGTGCGCCAGGGTTTCCACGACGTGCTGTTCCACGGCCGCCATCCCGCCTACGTGCTGTACCTCGAGCTCGATCCCGCACGGGTGGACGTCAACGCCCATCCCGCTAAGCACGAGGTGCGATTCCGCGACAGCCGCCTGGTGCACGACTTCGTGTTCCGCACCGTGCAGGAAGCGCTGGCCGCGACCACACCACGGCCCCAGGGTGCGGGCATGCCTGCGCCCAGTGGTGACGCCATGCCGCCCATGGCCCCGGGCTACCGCCCGGCGGGGCTCGGCCCGCAGCAGATGCCCATGCAGGTGGCGGAGACGCTCGCTGCCTATGCGCAACTGCACAGCGACGGTGCAACCATGCCGGCAGCCGCTCCACTGCAGGGTTCAGGCGTGCCTCCGCTCGGCTACGCACTGGCGCAGCTCCACGGCATCTACATCCTCACCGCCGCGCCCGATGGCCTGATCCTGGTGGATATGCATGCGGCCCACGAGCGCATCACCTACGAACGCATGAAGGCGGCATTGGAGCAGGGCAGCGTGGTCACGCAGCCGCTGCTGGTGCCCATCACGCTCGCCGTCAGCCGGCGGGAGGCGGATCTCGCGGAGACCGCGGCGGCGGTCCTCGCCACCGGCGGCTTCGTGGTGGAGCGGCGCGGGCCTGAGAGCCTCGCCATCCGCGAGGTGCCGGCGCTGCTGGCGAAGGAAGACGTCGCCGCGCTGCTGCGCGACCTCTTGGCGGACCTGGCGGAGCACGGCGAGAGCCGGCGCCTGGACGAGTCCCTGGAGCGGGTGCTCGCCACCTCCGCCTGCCACACCTCGGTGCGGGCGCACCGGGAGCTGACGCTCGCCGAGATGAACGCACTCTTGCGGGACATGGAGCGCACGCCGCGCGCCGACCAGTGCAATCACGGCCGTCCCACCTGGACGCGCCTCACGCTTCCCGAACTCGATCGTCTATTCCTGCGTGGCCGCTAA
- the hflX gene encoding ribosome rescue GTPase HflX, translated as MFERPKSGERAVLVHLDLNSDHGEVLLAEFAELARAAGAEVLATVTGSRRIPEPRYFIGEGKAAEVGERVKELKADLVLVNHALSPSQERNLEKLLSCRVLDRTGLILDIFAQRARTFEGKLQVELAQHRHLATRLVRGWTHLERQRGGSIGLRGPGETQLEIDRRLIGKRIDMLEKRLERVGDQREQGRRTRQRHDVPTVSVVGYTNAGKSTLFNALTGAEVLAANLLFATLDPTLRRLQLGDATQAVLADTVGFIRDLPHDLVAAFRSTLQETEEAALLLHVVDAGDPERDEYIETVNAVLTEIGADKVPQIEVFNKIDLTGQAPGVERGPDGLARRVWVSAATGAGLDLLRHEISGRLKSDVVHGWIRLSPAHGRARAAFFDMGAVKNEKGDEQGGYLLEVELPRREYQRLCRREGLEPEALSA; from the coding sequence TTGTTTGAACGCCCGAAGAGCGGCGAACGCGCCGTCCTGGTCCATCTCGACCTGAACTCAGACCACGGCGAGGTGCTGCTCGCCGAATTCGCCGAGCTCGCCCGCGCCGCAGGCGCCGAGGTGCTGGCTACCGTCACCGGCAGCCGCCGCATCCCTGAGCCGCGCTACTTCATCGGCGAAGGCAAGGCCGCCGAAGTCGGCGAGCGCGTCAAGGAGCTCAAGGCCGATCTGGTGCTGGTGAACCATGCGCTCAGTCCCAGCCAGGAGCGCAACCTGGAGAAATTGCTCTCCTGCCGCGTGCTCGACCGCACCGGACTCATCCTCGACATCTTCGCCCAGCGCGCCCGCACCTTCGAGGGCAAGCTGCAGGTGGAGCTGGCCCAGCACCGGCACCTGGCCACGCGCCTGGTGCGCGGCTGGACCCACCTGGAGCGGCAGCGCGGCGGCAGCATCGGCCTGCGCGGTCCCGGCGAGACCCAGCTCGAGATCGACCGCCGCCTCATCGGCAAGCGCATCGACATGCTCGAGAAGCGCCTCGAACGGGTGGGCGACCAGCGTGAACAGGGCCGCCGCACCCGCCAGCGCCACGACGTGCCCACGGTCTCGGTGGTGGGCTACACCAATGCCGGCAAGTCCACCCTGTTCAACGCCCTGACCGGCGCCGAAGTGCTGGCGGCGAACCTGCTGTTCGCCACCCTCGACCCCACCCTGCGGCGCCTGCAGCTCGGCGACGCCACCCAGGCGGTGCTGGCGGACACGGTGGGGTTCATCCGCGACCTGCCCCATGACCTGGTGGCGGCGTTCCGCTCCACCCTGCAGGAGACGGAAGAGGCCGCGCTGCTGCTGCACGTGGTGGACGCCGGCGACCCGGAGCGGGACGAGTACATCGAGACCGTGAACGCAGTACTCACCGAGATCGGTGCCGACAAGGTCCCGCAGATCGAGGTGTTCAACAAGATCGACCTCACCGGCCAGGCTCCCGGCGTGGAGCGCGGGCCGGACGGCCTCGCGCGCCGCGTCTGGGTGTCCGCCGCCACCGGCGCCGGCCTCGACCTGCTGCGCCACGAGATCTCCGGGCGGCTCAAGAGCGACGTGGTCCACGGCTGGATACGCCTCTCCCCGGCCCATGGCCGCGCCCGCGCCGCGTTCTTCGACATGGGGGCCGTGAAGAACGAGAAGGGGGACGAGCAGGGCGGCTACCTCCTGGAAGTGGAGCTGCCGCGCCGCGAGTACCAGCGGCTCTGCCGCCGCGAGGGCCTGGAACCGGAGGCCTTGAGCGCCTGA
- a CDS encoding N-acetylmuramoyl-L-alanine amidase, translating into MGFFLAAGLLLPTLGAASAPVNVGAVQLVADGSRTELVLSLSAPAEHTLFTLSQPDRIVIDVDNARLNAALPNGRGVITELRSALHDDKLRLVLDLSARAMPQSFLRQGPNGAELVVDLFTAGTAVAAAPSAPAPTPVASLPVFTPPAPPRHGRDIVIAIDAGHGGKDPGAHGPKGAYEKNVTLAIARKLAALIDRQPGMKAVLTRDSDTFVVLKERFEKARDANADLFVSIHCDAARDKGADGATVYVLSEHGATTEHAKFLEREENDSDLVGGVRLAGLPPQVKSVVVDMSQSVVMGMSFDVGSSVAKQLDAIGAMHRNSVQQAGFLVLKAPDVPSMLIETNYITNPRTARLLMSTDYQQQLAQAIFTGVDNYFSHYPPPGTQYAVAKQQRDGRASGMLASGVGIGPQK; encoded by the coding sequence ATGGGTTTCTTCTTGGCGGCGGGGCTGCTTCTGCCCACGCTGGGTGCGGCGTCTGCCCCGGTCAACGTGGGCGCGGTGCAGCTCGTGGCCGATGGTTCCCGCACCGAGCTTGTGCTCTCCCTGTCCGCGCCCGCGGAGCACACCCTGTTCACCCTGAGCCAGCCGGACCGCATCGTCATCGACGTGGACAACGCGCGGCTCAACGCCGCCCTGCCCAACGGCCGGGGCGTCATCACCGAGCTGCGCAGCGCGCTGCATGACGACAAGCTGCGGCTGGTGCTGGACCTCTCCGCGCGCGCCATGCCCCAGAGTTTCCTGCGCCAGGGCCCCAACGGAGCCGAGCTGGTGGTGGACCTGTTCACCGCCGGCACCGCGGTCGCCGCCGCGCCGTCCGCTCCCGCACCGACGCCGGTGGCGAGCCTGCCGGTGTTCACGCCTCCGGCTCCGCCGCGCCACGGCCGCGATATCGTCATCGCCATCGACGCCGGCCACGGCGGCAAGGATCCCGGCGCCCACGGCCCCAAGGGCGCATACGAGAAGAACGTGACCCTGGCGATCGCCCGCAAGCTCGCGGCGCTTATCGACCGCCAGCCCGGCATGAAAGCGGTGCTGACCCGCGACAGCGACACCTTCGTCGTGCTCAAGGAGCGCTTCGAGAAGGCCCGTGACGCCAACGCCGACCTGTTCGTCTCCATTCACTGCGACGCGGCGCGCGACAAGGGCGCGGACGGCGCCACCGTGTACGTGCTCTCGGAGCACGGCGCCACCACCGAGCACGCCAAGTTCCTGGAACGGGAGGAGAACGACTCCGATCTGGTGGGAGGCGTGCGCCTCGCCGGCCTGCCGCCCCAGGTGAAGTCGGTGGTGGTGGACATGTCCCAGTCCGTCGTCATGGGCATGAGCTTCGACGTGGGTTCGAGCGTCGCCAAGCAGCTCGACGCCATCGGCGCCATGCACCGCAACAGCGTGCAGCAGGCGGGCTTCCTGGTGCTCAAGGCGCCCGACGTGCCCTCCATGCTCATCGAGACCAACTACATCACCAACCCGCGCACCGCCAGGCTGCTCATGTCCACGGACTACCAGCAGCAGCTGGCCCAGGCCATCTTCACCGGCGTGGACAACTACTTCTCCCACTACCCGCCGCCGGGCACCCAGTACGCGGTGGCCAAACAGCAGCGGGACGGCCGGGCGTCGGGCATGCTGGCGTCCGGCGTGGGTATCGGTCCGCAGAAATAG
- a CDS encoding adenylosuccinate synthase, which yields MGKNVIVIGAQWGDEGKGKLVDWLTDRAAAVVRFQGGHNAGHTLVIGGEKTVLKLIPSGILREDVQCLIGNGVVLSPTALFEEIAMLESKGVPARRRLKISPACPLILPSHVALDKAREHAKGAGKIGTTGRGIGPAYEDKIARRAVRVADLFHRERFAAKLGEVLDYHNFVLKNYFRTEPVSFQQTLEQCLELVPQLEPMVADVTGILYALNERGENMLFEGAQGALLDVDHGTYPYVTSSNTTAGGAATGTGLGPRYFSQVLGIVKAYTTRVGEGPMPTELFDAMGEHLARRGHEFGSVTGRPRRCGWFDVVALKRSIINNSVSSVCITKLDVLDGLDTIRICVAYKTPQGEVKIAPTGAESFAESEPVYVDMPGWKASTVGITKYEELPENARAYLKKVEELMGVPVDIISTGPDRTQTIVLKHPFD from the coding sequence ATGGGCAAGAATGTAATAGTGATAGGCGCTCAGTGGGGCGACGAGGGCAAGGGCAAGCTCGTCGACTGGCTCACTGACCGCGCCGCCGCGGTGGTGCGCTTCCAGGGCGGCCATAATGCCGGCCACACGCTCGTCATCGGCGGCGAGAAGACCGTGCTCAAGCTCATCCCCTCCGGCATCCTGCGGGAGGACGTGCAGTGCCTCATCGGCAACGGCGTGGTGCTCTCGCCCACGGCGCTGTTCGAGGAGATCGCCATGCTGGAGAGCAAGGGCGTGCCGGCGCGCCGGCGCCTCAAGATCTCGCCTGCCTGCCCGCTGATCCTGCCGTCCCACGTGGCGCTGGACAAGGCGCGCGAGCACGCCAAGGGCGCCGGCAAGATCGGCACCACCGGCCGCGGCATCGGCCCCGCCTACGAGGACAAGATCGCCCGCCGCGCCGTGCGCGTGGCGGACCTGTTCCACCGCGAGCGCTTCGCCGCCAAGCTCGGCGAGGTGCTGGATTACCACAACTTCGTGCTCAAGAACTACTTCCGCACCGAGCCGGTCTCGTTCCAGCAGACCCTCGAGCAGTGCCTCGAGCTCGTGCCGCAGCTCGAGCCCATGGTGGCGGACGTCACCGGCATCCTCTACGCGCTCAACGAGCGCGGCGAGAACATGCTGTTCGAGGGCGCCCAGGGCGCGCTGCTGGACGTGGACCACGGCACCTACCCCTACGTGACTTCGTCCAACACCACCGCGGGCGGTGCCGCCACCGGCACCGGCCTCGGCCCCCGCTACTTCAGCCAGGTGCTGGGCATCGTCAAGGCCTACACCACCCGCGTGGGCGAGGGCCCCATGCCCACGGAACTGTTCGATGCGATGGGCGAGCACCTGGCGCGCCGCGGCCACGAGTTCGGCTCCGTCACCGGCCGTCCGCGCCGCTGCGGCTGGTTCGACGTGGTGGCCCTGAAGCGCTCCATCATCAACAACAGCGTGAGCAGCGTCTGCATCACCAAGCTCGACGTGCTGGACGGCCTCGACACCATCCGCATCTGCGTGGCCTACAAGACCCCCCAGGGCGAGGTGAAGATCGCGCCCACCGGCGCCGAGAGCTTCGCCGAGTCCGAGCCCGTGTACGTGGACATGCCCGGCTGGAAGGCATCCACCGTGGGCATCACGAAGTACGAGGAGCTGCCGGAGAACGCCCGGGCCTACCTCAAGAAGGTGGAGGAACTCATGGGCGTGCCGGTGGACATCATCTCCACGGGCCCCGATCGCACCCAGACCATCGTCCTCAAGCACCCCTTCGACTGA
- the miaA gene encoding tRNA (adenosine(37)-N6)-dimethylallyltransferase MiaA produces MGPTASGKTALAVEFVKRLGCGIVSVDSAMIYRGMDIGTAKPGPEVLAVAPHRLIDILDPAESYSAARFREDALAAMREVTAAGGVPLLTGGTMLYFDVLQHGIAPLPDADPVLRAELDARAAREGWAALHAELARLDPKAAARIHPNDPQRIQRALEVCHISGRPLSELQAAAAVEAGEYRYIKLAVAPADRAVLHQAIERRFHSMMEQGFLEEVRNLHARGDLDAGMPSMRAVGYRQLLEYLAGACGLDEAVRRGIVATRRYAKRQLTWLRAETDVAWFETGSPQLVERALARAARDLHPR; encoded by the coding sequence ATGGGTCCCACCGCCTCGGGCAAGACCGCGCTTGCGGTCGAGTTCGTGAAGCGGCTGGGCTGCGGGATCGTGAGCGTGGACTCCGCCATGATCTACCGCGGCATGGACATCGGCACCGCCAAGCCGGGGCCCGAGGTGCTGGCGGTGGCGCCGCACCGCCTCATCGACATCCTCGATCCGGCCGAGAGCTATTCCGCCGCGCGCTTCCGGGAGGACGCGCTCGCCGCCATGCGCGAGGTCACCGCCGCCGGCGGGGTGCCGCTCCTGACGGGCGGCACCATGCTTTATTTCGATGTGTTACAGCACGGTATCGCGCCGCTGCCGGACGCCGACCCCGTGCTGCGCGCGGAGCTGGACGCCCGTGCCGCGCGGGAAGGCTGGGCCGCGCTGCACGCCGAGCTCGCGCGCCTGGATCCCAAGGCCGCTGCGCGCATCCATCCCAACGACCCGCAACGCATCCAGCGCGCGCTGGAGGTCTGTCACATCTCCGGCCGTCCGCTCTCGGAACTCCAGGCCGCCGCCGCGGTCGAAGCCGGGGAATACCGCTACATCAAGCTGGCGGTGGCGCCCGCCGACCGCGCGGTGCTGCACCAGGCGATCGAGCGGCGCTTCCATAGCATGATGGAGCAGGGTTTCCTGGAAGAGGTGCGTAACCTGCATGCGCGCGGCGATCTCGACGCAGGCATGCCGTCCATGCGCGCTGTTGGATATCGCCAACTTCTGGAATATCTGGCAGGGGCCTGCGGTCTTGATGAAGCGGTCCGCCGTGGCATCGTCGCCACACGCCGTTACGCGAAGCGGCAGCTCACGTGGTTGCGCGCGGAGACGGACGTGGCGTGGTTCGAGACGGGTTCGCCGCAACTCGTGGAACGCGCGCTCGCACGCGCGGCGCGCGATCTCCATCCAAGGTAA
- the hfq gene encoding RNA chaperone Hfq, whose translation MAKGQSLQEPFLNALRRDKVPVSIYLVNGIKLQGQIESFDQFVILLKNSVSQMVYKHAISTVVPGRHVHVGPAPGHEAEAGNEGGGEHH comes from the coding sequence ATGGCGAAAGGTCAATCGCTGCAAGAGCCGTTCCTGAACGCCTTGCGGCGCGACAAGGTGCCGGTCTCGATCTATCTCGTGAACGGCATCAAGCTCCAGGGCCAGATCGAGTCGTTCGATCAGTTCGTGATCCTGCTCAAGAACAGCGTCAGCCAGATGGTCTACAAGCACGCCATCTCCACCGTCGTGCCGGGCCGGCACGTGCACGTGGGTCCGGCCCCGGGCCACGAGGCCGAGGCGGGCAACGAAGGCGGCGGCGAGCATCATTGA
- the queG gene encoding tRNA epoxyqueuosine(34) reductase QueG, whose translation MSAPTDFHALAGRIKGWGRELGFQQLGISGVELPEDERRLLAWLAAGRHGDMAYMQQHGTRRSRPQELVPGTLRVISARMDYWPGATQDTEALLEDRDRAYIARYALGRDYHKVLRARLQKLADRIQEETGPFGYRAFTDSAPVLEKALARGAGLGWIGKHTNLINKDAGSWFFLGELFTDLPLPLDEAGGEHCGSCRACLDVCPTGAIVAPYELDARRCIAYLTIEHKGPIPEEFRKPMGNRVFGCDDCQLFCPWNKFAQVSKEADFTPRAGLDGPQLTELFAWSEEEFLKRTEGSAIRRAGYEGWLRNIAVGLGNAPTSDAVVSALRSRESHPSELVREHVRWALAQHQ comes from the coding sequence ATGTCCGCCCCCACCGACTTCCATGCCTTAGCCGGCCGCATCAAGGGATGGGGCCGGGAACTGGGCTTCCAGCAACTCGGCATCTCCGGCGTGGAGCTGCCGGAGGATGAGCGCCGCCTGTTGGCATGGCTGGCGGCGGGCCGCCATGGGGACATGGCCTACATGCAGCAGCATGGCACGCGCCGCAGCCGGCCCCAGGAGCTGGTGCCGGGCACGCTCCGGGTGATCTCCGCGCGCATGGATTACTGGCCGGGCGCCACGCAGGACACGGAGGCGCTGCTGGAGGACCGGGACCGGGCCTACATCGCGCGCTACGCGCTGGGGCGCGACTACCACAAGGTGCTGCGCGCGCGGCTGCAGAAGCTCGCGGACCGCATCCAGGAGGAGACCGGGCCCTTCGGCTACCGGGCCTTCACGGACAGCGCGCCGGTGCTGGAGAAGGCGTTGGCCCGCGGCGCAGGCCTGGGTTGGATCGGCAAGCACACCAACCTCATCAACAAGGACGCCGGTTCCTGGTTCTTCCTGGGCGAGCTCTTCACGGACCTGCCGCTGCCGCTGGACGAAGCCGGCGGCGAGCACTGCGGCAGCTGCCGTGCCTGCCTCGACGTCTGCCCCACCGGCGCCATCGTGGCGCCTTACGAGCTGGACGCACGCCGCTGCATCGCCTACCTCACCATCGAGCACAAGGGGCCGATACCGGAGGAATTCCGCAAGCCCATGGGCAACCGGGTGTTCGGCTGCGACGACTGCCAGCTCTTCTGCCCCTGGAACAAGTTCGCGCAGGTGTCTAAGGAAGCGGACTTCACGCCCCGCGCCGGACTCGACGGTCCCCAGCTCACGGAACTCTTCGCCTGGAGCGAGGAGGAGTTCCTGAAGCGCACCGAGGGCAGCGCGATACGCCGCGCGGGCTACGAAGGCTGGCTGCGGAACATCGCGGTAGGATTGGGGAACGCACCGACCTCGGACGCAGTGGTGTCGGCCCTCAGGAGCCGGGAGTCACATCCCTCGGAGCTGGTGCGGGAGCACGTGCGGTGGGCGTTAGCCCAACATCAATAG
- a CDS encoding NAD(P)H-hydrate dehydratase — protein sequence MSVLPENLYTAAQVRELDRRAIEDAGISAVTLMQRAGEAAWAQLKHQWPGAKHLLVLCGAGSNAGDGYVLAIRALAEQHRVTVLTLGDRLKLPRPAAEMRGAFLQSGGKEQAFESRLPAADVIVDALLGTGLDRPLGGEWLKLVQEVNGCGMPVLSLDIPTGLNADTGAELGTAVHADLTVSFLGLKAGLFTGAGPACTGLLRFDDLAVPPKVYGSLLPRARRLRSATMRETGLKRRARDTHKGDFGRVLVVGGDHGMGGAVRLAAEAALRSGAGLVTVATQGAHVAGLLAGLPEAMVHGIETAGDIEALLGRASVVAIGPGLGRGPWGRMLLKSVLASHLPLVVDADALNLLAEAPHKHGRWILTPHPGEAARLLGTDTATVQRDRYACVERIAERFDAVTVLKGAGSLIAAHGEITSVCTAGNPGMAAPGMGDVLTGIVAALVAQGLPLPEAARQGVYVHAAAGDLAARQGERGLMARDLMDPLRHLVNV from the coding sequence ATGTCAGTGCTCCCTGAAAACCTCTACACCGCAGCCCAGGTGCGCGAGCTGGACCGCCGCGCCATCGAGGACGCCGGCATCAGCGCCGTCACGCTCATGCAGCGGGCCGGAGAGGCCGCCTGGGCCCAGCTCAAGCACCAGTGGCCGGGCGCGAAGCATCTCCTGGTGCTGTGCGGCGCCGGCAGCAACGCGGGCGACGGTTACGTGCTCGCCATCCGCGCGCTGGCGGAGCAGCACCGGGTCACGGTGCTCACCCTGGGGGACCGCCTCAAGCTGCCGCGTCCCGCCGCCGAGATGCGCGGCGCGTTCCTGCAGTCCGGCGGCAAGGAGCAGGCTTTCGAGTCGCGCCTGCCGGCGGCGGACGTGATCGTGGACGCGCTGCTCGGCACCGGCCTCGACCGGCCGCTCGGCGGCGAGTGGCTGAAGCTCGTGCAGGAGGTGAACGGCTGCGGCATGCCGGTACTGTCCCTGGACATCCCCACGGGCTTGAACGCCGACACCGGCGCCGAGCTCGGCACCGCGGTGCACGCCGACCTCACCGTGAGCTTCCTCGGCCTCAAGGCCGGACTCTTCACCGGGGCCGGCCCCGCCTGCACCGGCCTCCTGCGCTTCGATGACCTCGCCGTGCCGCCCAAGGTCTACGGCAGCCTCTTGCCCCGCGCGCGGCGCTTGCGCAGCGCCACCATGCGCGAGACCGGTCTGAAGCGCCGTGCCCGCGACACCCACAAGGGCGACTTCGGCAGGGTGCTGGTGGTGGGCGGAGACCACGGCATGGGAGGCGCGGTGCGCCTCGCGGCGGAAGCGGCGCTGCGCAGCGGTGCCGGCCTCGTCACCGTCGCCACCCAGGGCGCGCACGTGGCCGGCCTCCTGGCCGGCCTGCCGGAAGCCATGGTGCACGGCATCGAGACCGCCGGCGACATCGAGGCCTTGCTCGGCCGTGCCAGCGTGGTGGCCATCGGTCCCGGCCTCGGCCGCGGTCCCTGGGGCCGCATGCTGCTCAAGAGCGTGCTCGCCTCGCACCTCCCGCTGGTGGTGGACGCGGACGCGCTCAACCTGCTCGCGGAGGCGCCCCACAAGCACGGGCGCTGGATCCTCACACCGCACCCGGGCGAGGCGGCGCGCCTCCTGGGCACCGACACCGCCACCGTGCAGCGCGACCGCTACGCCTGCGTCGAGCGCATCGCCGAGCGCTTCGATGCCGTCACGGTACTGAAGGGCGCCGGCAGCCTCATCGCCGCCCACGGCGAGATCACCTCCGTCTGCACCGCCGGCAATCCCGGCATGGCCGCGCCGGGCATGGGCGATGTGCTCACCGGCATCGTCGCCGCGCTGGTGGCCCAGGGCCTGCCGCTGCCGGAAGCGGCGCGCCAGGGCGTGTACGTGCACGCCGCGGCGGGCGACCTCGCCGCGCGCCAGGGCGAACGCGGCCTCATGGCGCGGGACCTCATGGATCCGCTGCGGCACCTGGTGAACGTCTGA
- the tsaE gene encoding tRNA (adenosine(37)-N6)-threonylcarbamoyltransferase complex ATPase subunit type 1 TsaE, with product MRLGLKDAAATEAAGAALGKVLPAGDLVIYLHGDLGAGKTTLVRGMIRSLGHPGRVPSPTYTLVEPYELGSLSLKHLDLYRIADPEELAFLGMREMQGTVLIEWPERGAHFLPNPDLECRLTVAAPGRVLEAEGRSDAGRALLAAWDATNREAGLEHNGLSP from the coding sequence ATGCGCTTAGGGCTAAAGGATGCCGCCGCCACGGAGGCGGCGGGCGCTGCCTTGGGTAAAGTGCTGCCCGCCGGGGATCTGGTGATCTACCTGCACGGCGACCTGGGTGCCGGCAAGACCACCCTGGTGCGCGGCATGATCAGGTCCCTGGGCCATCCTGGCCGCGTGCCCAGCCCCACCTATACCCTGGTGGAGCCTTACGAACTCGGGTCCCTGAGTCTCAAGCACCTGGACCTCTACCGCATCGCCGATCCCGAGGAACTGGCGTTCCTGGGGATGCGCGAGATGCAGGGCACGGTACTCATCGAATGGCCGGAGCGGGGTGCTCATTTCCTGCCCAATCCGGACCTGGAGTGCCGCCTCACGGTGGCTGCTCCCGGCCGGGTGCTGGAGGCGGAGGGCAGGAGCGATGCGGGCCGGGCGCTCCTGGCCGCGTGGGATGCGACAAATCGTGAGGCCGGACTCGAACATAACGGCCTATCCCCTTAA